In one Rhea pennata isolate bPtePen1 unplaced genomic scaffold, bPtePen1.pri scaffold_33, whole genome shotgun sequence genomic region, the following are encoded:
- the LOC134154684 gene encoding transmembrane protein 209-like yields the protein MAAEQISAASLLDRTVKIRREAEERKVVWAWGLLNMSVGGMIYTDMTGKLISSYYNIAFWPLWYIELALVSLFSLNALFDFWMYFKYTMAPTTLVMTRRQQILLGMQNAAVQIIPAHELAAKKVPSSTPSPRVQGQTVLSYSPSRPFRASPKFTSGCISGYSLQRQALSSNSASYSSALTYSPSSSYSKLSSFSSSPTGSPYASSVGPVESTGLRSCCHFSPMRYNSRMSQDDEITDRKSLQKYLRSEEEKQRRLQLGTSCSSSPSSSPTFWNYSRSLVEQAQVLRKYQYQVACMPQAPSAHKDEARLSSPLTAEEVWARVIVNRRQLDYLDSWTARFRSWINGTILVPLVQETESVSSQLRRTGYPEMQVGEASVSNLKQAALVKAPVMPTLYAIMQYLDIAANQEYLVERVKELSQGGYMSSFRWNRGGDFKGRKWDADLPTDCAILMHIFCTYLDARLPPSPKYPDGKTFTAQHFVQTPDKPDITNENVFCIYQSNINPPHYELIYHRQVYNLPEGRNNMFHTLLMFLYIIKTKESGMLGQVNFGASGVNVLGVFGE from the exons TATGTCTGTTGGGGGGATGATATATACTGACAT gactgGAAAACTTATAAGTTCCTATTACAACATCGCATTTTGGCCGCTCTGGTATATTG agcttgcgcttgtatccctgttcagtctgaatgccttatttgatttttggatgtacTTCAAGTACACAATGGCACCAACTACCTTGGTCATGACTCGTAGACAGCAGATCCTTCTAGGGATGCAGAATGCAG CGGTACAAATAATTCCAGCACATGAGCTGGCAGCGAAGAAAGTCCCTTCTTCTACGCCTTCTCCTAGAGTCCAGGGTCAAACTGTGCTGAGTTACAGCCCATCCCGGCCCTTCAGGGCCAGTCCAAAATTTACTTCTGGTTGTATCTCAGGGTACAGCCTTCAGCGGCAGGCTCTGTCAAGCAACAGCGCTTCTTATAGCAGTGCTTTAACCTATTcaccaagcagcagctacagtaaG ctttccagcttcagctcttctcctacTGGTTCACCATATGCCTCAAGTGTTGGGCCAGTGGAAAGCACCGGGCTAAGGTCTTGTTGCCACTTTTCACCAATGCGGTATAATTCCCGTATGAGTCAAGATGATGAAATCACAGACcgcaagtcactgcaaaagtacCTTCGAAgcgaagaagagaaacagcgtAGACTTCAGTTGGGTAC ttcatgttccagctctccttccagcagcccaaCCTTTTGGAACTACAGCCGTTCCTTAGTAGAGCAAGCACAGGTGCTGAGAAAGTACCAGTATCAGGTGGCTTGCATGCCCCAAGCTCCATCAGCACACAAGGACGAAGCTCGTCTGagctctccactgactgcagaagaa GTTTGGGCAAGGGTGATTGTGAATCGACGACAGCTTGATTACCTGGATTCCTGGACCGCTAGGTTCAGAAGT tggatTAATGGGACTATTTTAGTGCCACTTGTACAAGAGACTGAGTCtgtgagcagtcagctgagaagaacggggtacccagaaatgcaggttggag AAGCCAGCGtcagcaatctgaaacaagcagcacttgttaaagctccagtcatgccaactctgtacgctataatgcagtatttggatattgCAGCGAACCAAGAGTATTTGGTTGAAAGGGTCAAAG agctttctcagggaggATACATGAGCTCATTCCGatggaacagaggaggagatttcaAGGGCCGTAAGTGGGATGCTGACTTGCCCACTGACTgtgct atccTTATGCACATATTCTGCACTTACCTCGATGCCAGACTGCCCCCTAGCCCCAAATACCCTGATGGCAAAACCTTCACTGCCCAACACTTTGTTCAAACACCAGATAAACCAG acattacaaatgaaaatgtattttgcatctaccAAAGCAACATCAATCCACCCCACTATGAGCTGATCTACCACCGCCAGGTCTACAATCTGCCCGAG ggcagaaacaacatgttccatacattgcttatgtttctgtacatcataaagacaaaagaatctggGATGCTTGG gcaAGTGAATTTTGGTGCATCAGGAGTCAACGTTCTAGGGGTGTTTGGAGAGTAA